A region of Dermochelys coriacea isolate rDerCor1 chromosome 1, rDerCor1.pri.v4, whole genome shotgun sequence DNA encodes the following proteins:
- the LOC119842531 gene encoding putative olfactory receptor 52P1, with protein sequence MTAFNLTPSDPSPFILMGIPGLEAAHIWISIPFSTFYIIGLFGNSMVLFVVGKEQNLHKPMYLLLCMLALTDIGMSTSLVPMALCIFWFNLKGITLNGCLTQMFFIHAVSGMQSAVLVTMAFDRYVAICNPLSYATILTNARIAKLGLVGLIRAVLFILPLPLLLSRMPFCVNHIIPHTYCEHIAVAKMSCGDITVNRTYGLVTALVVIWLDLILIALSYGLIMRAVLRISSKKAHQKALNTCTAHICVMLMSYIPPLFSYLTQRFGQGIASHVHVTFANFYLLVPPMLNPIIYSVKSKELRDKVGKYTCRR encoded by the coding sequence ATGACAGCTTTCAACCTCACACCCTCTGACCCTTCACCATTTATCCTAATGGGCATCCCAGGCCTGGAAGCTGCCCATATCTGGATttccatccctttctcaacaTTCTACATTATTGGCCTGTTTGGAAATTCCATGGTTCTGTTTGTTGTAGGCAAAGAGCAGAACCTGCACAAGCCAATGTAcctgctgctctgcatgctggCACTCACAGATATCGGTATGTCTACCTCCCTCGTGCCGATGGCACTGTGcatattttggttcaatttgaaaggcattactctgaatggctgcctcacccagatgttcTTCATTCATGCAGTTTCTGGTATGCAGTCAGCTGTCCTTGTGACAATGGCTTTCGATCGTTACGTTGCAATATGTAACCCTCTGAGCTATGCCACAATCCTCACTAATGCACGGATAGCTAAGCTAGGTCTTGTGGGTTTGATAagagctgttctcttcattctgcccctgcccctgctcctcagCAGGATGCCATTCTGTGTCAACCATATTATTCCCCACACATACTGTGAGCACATAGCTGTGGCAAAGATGTCGTGTGGGGATATTACAGTCAACAGGACATATGGTTTGGTGACAGCGCTTGTAGTCATCTGGTTAGACCTGATTCTCATTGCGCTGTCCTATGGTTTGATCATGAGGGCTGTCCTCAGAATCTCCTCCAAGAAAGCCCACCAGAAAGCCCTCAACACTTGCACCGCCCACATCTGTGTGATGCTGATGTCTTATattcccccactcttctcttaCCTGACACAGCGGTTTGGTCAAGGAATTGCTTCCCATGTACATGTCACCTTCGCTAACTTCTATCTCCTTGTCCCCCCCATGCTCAACCCTATAATTTATAGTGTGAAATCCAAAGAGCTTCGTGACAAAGTGGGTAAATACACCTGCAGAAGGTGA